The following coding sequences lie in one Primulina huaijiensis isolate GDHJ02 chromosome 2, ASM1229523v2, whole genome shotgun sequence genomic window:
- the LOC140961329 gene encoding large ribosomal subunit protein eL31, whose amino-acid sequence MIEKTKGRKDEVVTREYTINLHKRLHGCTFKKKAPNAIKEIRKFARKAMGTTDVRVDVKLNKQIWSRGIRSVPRRVRVRIARKRNDDEDAKEELYSLVTVAEIPAEGLKGLGTKVIEEED is encoded by the exons ATGATTGAGAAAACGAAGGGAAGAAAGGATGAAGTGGTGACGCGGGAGTATACCATTAACCTCCACAAGAGGTTACATGGCTG CACCTTTAAGAAGAAGGCTCCCAATGCCATCAAAGAGATCAGAAAATTCGCGCGGAAAGCCATGGGTACCACAGATGTGAGAGTGGATGTGAAGCTTAACAAGCAAATTTGGAGCAGGGGTATTCGAAGTGTTCCAAGGAGGGTCAGAGTTCGAATTGCTCGCAAGAGGAATGATGACGAGGATGCCAAGGAAGAGCTGTACTCCCTTGTTACTGTTGCAGAAATCCCTGCTGAAGGATTGAAGGGCTTGGGTACCAAGGTTATTGAAGAGGAAGACTAG
- the LOC140971406 gene encoding meiotic nuclear division protein 1 homolog isoform X2 has product MLQIFYDSQDFFLLKELEKLGPKKGVIMQSVKDVIQSLVDDDLVFKDKIGTSVYFWSLPSCAGNQLRNIHKKLDSELQCCKKRYIEQVDHCNSLKKGREESDERDEALDELKAIEQKYNELKDEIAQYADNDPATFEAMKNTIEVAHAATNRWTDNIFTLRQWCSKNFPQAKEQLDNLYNEVGITDDFDYVELHAAIPICSIGDQMPEVDI; this is encoded by the exons ATGTTGCAAATTTTCTATGATTCACAGGACTTCTTCCTT CTCAAGGAACTTGAGAAGTTGGGCCCAAAGAAAGGTGTCATAATGCAGTCAGTAAAGGATGTAATTCAAAGCTTGGTGGATGATGACCTTGTTTTCAAGGACAAGATAGGAACTTCA GTATATTTTTGGAGCCTTCCTAGCTGTGCTGGCAACCAG CTAAGAAACATACACAAAAAGCTCGACTCTGAACTTCAGTGTTGTAAAAAACGATACATAGAACAAGTTGATCACTGCAATTCTCTGAAAAAGGGCCGAGAGGAATCT GATGAACGAGATGAGGCACTTGACGAGCTCAAAGCCATTGAACAGAAATATAATGAGCTTAAG GATGAGATCGCACAATATGCTGACAATGATCCGGCTACCTTTGAAGCAATGA AAAATACTATTGAAGTAGCCCATGCAGCAACCAACAGATGGACAG ATAACATCTTCACTCTGCGACAGTGGTGTTCAAAAAACTTCCCTCAGGCAAAAGAGCAGCTTGATAACCTTTACAACGAG GTAGGAATAACTGATGACTTCGATTATGTGGAGTTACATGCTGCTATTCCAATCTGCTCTATCGGAGATCAGATGCCTGAAGTTGATATTTAA
- the LOC140971406 gene encoding meiotic nuclear division protein 1 homolog isoform X3: MQSVKDVIQSLVDDDLVFKDKIGTSVYFWSLPSCAGNQLRNIHKKLDSELQCCKKRYIEQVDHCNSLKKGREESDERDEALDELKAIEQKYNELKDEIAQYADNDPATFEAMKNTIEVAHAATNRWTDNIFTLRQWCSKNFPQAKEQLDNLYNEVGITDDFDYVELHAAIPICSIGDQMPEVDI; encoded by the exons ATGCAGTCAGTAAAGGATGTAATTCAAAGCTTGGTGGATGATGACCTTGTTTTCAAGGACAAGATAGGAACTTCA GTATATTTTTGGAGCCTTCCTAGCTGTGCTGGCAACCAG CTAAGAAACATACACAAAAAGCTCGACTCTGAACTTCAGTGTTGTAAAAAACGATACATAGAACAAGTTGATCACTGCAATTCTCTGAAAAAGGGCCGAGAGGAATCT GATGAACGAGATGAGGCACTTGACGAGCTCAAAGCCATTGAACAGAAATATAATGAGCTTAAG GATGAGATCGCACAATATGCTGACAATGATCCGGCTACCTTTGAAGCAATGA AAAATACTATTGAAGTAGCCCATGCAGCAACCAACAGATGGACAG ATAACATCTTCACTCTGCGACAGTGGTGTTCAAAAAACTTCCCTCAGGCAAAAGAGCAGCTTGATAACCTTTACAACGAG GTAGGAATAACTGATGACTTCGATTATGTGGAGTTACATGCTGCTATTCCAATCTGCTCTATCGGAGATCAGATGCCTGAAGTTGATATTTAA
- the LOC140971409 gene encoding small ribosomal subunit protein eS30z/eS30y/eS30x: MGKVHGSLARAGKVRGQTPKVAKQDKKKKPRGRAHKRMQYNRRFVTAVVGFGKKRGPNSSEK; this comes from the exons ATGG GTAAGGTACACGGGTCACTAGCGCGTGCGGGAAAGGTGAGAGGACAGACGCCGAAGGTGGCGAAGCAGGACAAGAAGAAGAAGCCCCGCGGCCGTGCTCACAAGCGCATGCAATACAACCGCCGCTTTGTCACTGCCG TTGTTGGCTTTGGTAAGAAGAGAGGACCAAACTCATCAGAGAAGTGA
- the LOC140971406 gene encoding meiotic nuclear division protein 1 homolog isoform X1 translates to MSKKRGLSLEEKREKMLQIFYDSQDFFLLKELEKLGPKKGVIMQSVKDVIQSLVDDDLVFKDKIGTSVYFWSLPSCAGNQLRNIHKKLDSELQCCKKRYIEQVDHCNSLKKGREESDERDEALDELKAIEQKYNELKDEIAQYADNDPATFEAMKNTIEVAHAATNRWTDNIFTLRQWCSKNFPQAKEQLDNLYNEVGITDDFDYVELHAAIPICSIGDQMPEVDI, encoded by the exons ATG TCTAAAAAAAGAGGACTTTCGTTGGAAGAAAAGCGCGAGAAAATGTTGCAAATTTTCTATGATTCACAGGACTTCTTCCTT CTCAAGGAACTTGAGAAGTTGGGCCCAAAGAAAGGTGTCATAATGCAGTCAGTAAAGGATGTAATTCAAAGCTTGGTGGATGATGACCTTGTTTTCAAGGACAAGATAGGAACTTCA GTATATTTTTGGAGCCTTCCTAGCTGTGCTGGCAACCAG CTAAGAAACATACACAAAAAGCTCGACTCTGAACTTCAGTGTTGTAAAAAACGATACATAGAACAAGTTGATCACTGCAATTCTCTGAAAAAGGGCCGAGAGGAATCT GATGAACGAGATGAGGCACTTGACGAGCTCAAAGCCATTGAACAGAAATATAATGAGCTTAAG GATGAGATCGCACAATATGCTGACAATGATCCGGCTACCTTTGAAGCAATGA AAAATACTATTGAAGTAGCCCATGCAGCAACCAACAGATGGACAG ATAACATCTTCACTCTGCGACAGTGGTGTTCAAAAAACTTCCCTCAGGCAAAAGAGCAGCTTGATAACCTTTACAACGAG GTAGGAATAACTGATGACTTCGATTATGTGGAGTTACATGCTGCTATTCCAATCTGCTCTATCGGAGATCAGATGCCTGAAGTTGATATTTAA
- the LOC140971407 gene encoding vacuolar protein sorting-associated protein 32 homolog 2-like, whose protein sequence is MFSRILGKPKQETSALATLDKLNETLEMLEKKESVLQKKASAEVEKARNYTKAKNKRAAIQCLKRKKLYEEQMGQLANFQLRIHDQMIMLEGAKATTDTVDALRSGAAAMKAMQKATNIDDVDKTMDQINEQTENMKLIQEALATPVGAAADFDEDELEAELEELESAELEEQLLQPATTAPAAPVHVPSGRVPSRPVPQRRTEEEDELAALQAEMAL, encoded by the exons ATGTTTTCCCGGATTTTGGGTAAGCCTAAGCAAGAGACTAGTGCTCTGGCCACTCTTGATAAATTGAACGAG ACTCTCGAGATGCTCGAGAAGAAGGAAAGTGTCCTTCAAAAGAAGGCTTCAGCAGAAGTTGAGAAGGCCAGAAACTATACAAAAGCTAAGAACAAGAGAG CGGCTATACAGTGTTTGAAGAGGAAGAAACTCTATGAAGAACAGATGGGGCAACTTGCAAATTTCCAGCTTCGAATCCACGACCAG ATGATAATGTTAGAAGGTGCAAAAGCTACTACCGATACTGTAGATGCCTTGAGAAGTGGAGCGGCTGCAATGAAAGCAATGCAGAAAGCAAC TAATATCGATGATGTGGACAAAACGATGGACCAGATAAATGAGCAGACGGAGAACATGAAGCTAATACAGGAAGCCCTGGCTACACCTGTTGGTGCAGCAGCTGATTTTGACGAG GATGAACTGGAGGCGGAACTAGAAGAATTAGAAAGTGCTGAGTTGGAGGAACAGCTTCTTCAGCCTGCAACCACCGCCCCAGCTGCTCCAGTGCACGTCCCATCAGGCAGAGTACCTTCTCGCCCAGTCCCTCAGAGACGGACAGAGGAGGAAGACGAACTTGCTGCTTTGCAAGCAGAAATGGCACTGTAA
- the LOC140971408 gene encoding asparagine--tRNA ligase, cytoplasmic 1-like, with amino-acid sequence MSDASAPPLLDNLNINDDIVREAEFSQRVLIRSVLNRPDMGAGLAGQRVRIGGWVKTGREQGKGAFAFLEVNDGSCPGNLQVIVEADVYKLSDVVSTGTCIHVEGELHLPPEGVKQKIELKVKKVFDVGTVDAGKYPLPKTKLTLEFLRDVMHLRPRTNTISAVARIRNALAYATHTFFQKHGFLYVHTPIITTSDCEGAGEMFQVTTIICEAEKLEKELKENPPPSETDVAAAELDVKEKGEVIAQLKSAKASKEKISAAVAELTKAKDHLSKLNERLNLAERCRVSSGIPKKDGKIDYSEDFFARQAFLTVSGQLQVETYACALSSVYTFGPTFRAENSHTSRHLAEFWMVEPEIAFANIEDDMNCAEAYVRFLCQWLLDNCYDDMEFMTKFIDKTAIQRLEMVAKSKFHRITYTEAVAILEEAAKVRKFENKVEWGIDLASEHERYLTEDKFKAPVIVYNYPKAIKAFYMKVNEDNKTVAAMDVLVPKVGELVGGSQREENYEVLRDRILELGLPLEPYEWYLDLRRYGTVKHSGFGLGFERMILFATGMENIRDVIPFPRYPGRADL; translated from the exons ATGTCAGACGCATCTGCGCCGCCGCTACTGGACAATCTCAACATCAACGATGACATCGTGAGGGAGGCTGAATTCTCCCAACGTGTGTTGATCCGTTCAGTCTTGAATAGGCCCGATATGGGTGCCGGACTGGCCGGACAGAGGGTCCGAATCGGGGGATGGGTGAAAACGGGTCGGGAGCAGGGGAAAGGAGCCTTCGCCTTTCTGGAGGTGAATGATGGGTCCTGCCCTGGGAATTTGCAGGTGATTGTGGAGGCCGACGTTTACAAGCTAAGCGACGTCGTTTCCACGGGAACCTGCATACACGTGGAAGGTGAGCTCCATCTTCCGCCCGAAGGTGTGAAGCAGAAGATCGAGCTTAAGGTGAAGAAGGTTTTCGATGTGGGTACCGTAGATGCCGGGAAGTATCCGTTGCCAAAGACTAAACTGACGCTCGAATTTCTCAGGGATGTTATGCACCTTCGCCCCAGGACTAACACT ATTTCTGCAGTTGCCAGAATTCGCAATGCTCTGGCATATGCTACCCACACATTCTTTCAGAAACATGGTTTCCTTTATGTTCATACTCCCATTATTACAACCAGCGATTGTGAGGGTGCTGGGGAGATGTTTCAAGTCACAACAATAATCTGCGAAGCAGAGAAATTAGAGAAAGAGCTGAAAGAGAACCCTCCGCCTTCAGAAACTGATGTGGCAGCTGCTGAACTTGATGTCAAGGAGAAAGGAGAAGTTATCGCGCAGCTAAAATCTGCTAAAGCAAGCAAGGAGAAAATTAGTGCTGCAGTCGCTGAGCTCACTAAGGCGAAAGATCATCTCTCAAAGCTAAATGAAAGGCTAAATCTGGCTGAGAGATGTAGGGTTAGCAGTGGCATTCCAAAGAAGGATGGAAAAATTGATTATTCAGAGGATTTTTTTGCCCGGCAAGCATTCTTGACTGTATCTGGGCAACTGCAGGTTGAAACATATGCATGTGCCCTCAGTAGCGTATATACCTTTGGACCTACATTTCGAGCGGAAAACTCTCACACATCAAGACATCTTGCCGAGTTTTGGATGGTGGAACCTGAAATAGCATTTGCAAATATAGAG GACGATATGAACTGTGCAGAGGCATATGTGAGATTTCTCTGTCAGTGGTTGCTTGACAACTGCTATGATGATATGGAATTCATGACCAAGTTTATCGACAAAACTGCCATCCAACGGCTTGAAATGGTTGCGAAATCCAAGTTCCATAGAATAACTTACACAGAAGCAGTTGCCATTCTTGAGGAAGCTGCTAAAGTTAGGAAATTCGAGAATAAAGTAGAATGGGGTATTGATTTGGCATCTGAACATGAAAG ATACTTGACAGAAGACAAATTCAAAGCACCTGTTATTGTCTATAACTACCCCAAAGCTATTAAAGCTTTCTATATGAAGGtcaatgaagacaataaaaCTGTTGCTGCTATGGATGTGCTAGTACCGAAG GTTGGAGAACTTGTTGGCGGAAGCCAAAGAGAGGAGAATTATGAAGTTCTCAGGGATAG GATATTGGAATTGGGTCTACCTTTAGAACCATATGAGTGGTATCTTGACCTACGCCGCTATGGTACAGTGAAGCATAGTGGTTTCGGCCTAGGCTTTGAACGAATGATTCTTTTTGCTACCGGTATGGAAAACATTAGAGATGTcattccattcccaagataCCCTGGGAGAGCAGATCTCTGA
- the LOC140971405 gene encoding zinc finger CCCH domain-containing protein 20-like: MMLGERSHVATPWPFSAEDHISISLTPTVAANSFSSMDDYYDGLKALQVYLPSNNNDAVFPEPESGSGGEFPVDAHSCDQFRMFEFKVKKCARGKAHDWTDCPFAHPGEKARRRDPKKFHYTATPCPDFRKGSCFKADSCEFAHGVFECWLHPARYRTQPCKDGMNCRRRVCFFAHSQDQLRVLSPRAESVSSPIESPPMSPMMSNSVNDMVLSLRQLQLNKLKSMSSSWVGAGSPPRMLMARNGYLSLPTTPTRPTMGCVDPWDISVCDEEEPMMERVESGRSLRAKLFAKLSKENPLERVDPDPQTDTSPELGWVSDLVK; this comes from the coding sequence ATGATGCTCGGAGAACGAAGCCATGTTGCTACGCCGTGGCCCTTCTCCGCCGAAGATCACATTTCCATCTCGCTCACCCCAACTGTCGCCGCTAACTCTTTCTCTTCCATGGACGATTACTACGACGGTTTGAAGGCGCTTCAGGTCTACCTCCCTTCCAACAACAATGATGCGGTCTTCCCCGAGCCGGAGAGCGGCAGCGGGGGGGAATTTCCGGTGGATGCGCACTCATGCGATCAGTTTCGGATGTTCGAGTTTAAGGTGAAGAAGTGCGCGCGTGGAAAGGCGCACGATTGGACCGACTGCCCTTTCGCTCATCCGGGGGAGAAGGCCCGGCGTAGGGACCCGAAGAAGTTCCACTACACGGCTACCCCCTGCCCGGATTTTCGCAAGGGGAGTTGCTTCAAAGCCGACTCGTGCGAGTTCGCCCACGGTGTGTTTGAGTGCTGGCTCCACCCCGCCCGCTATCGCACGCAGCCATGCAAGGACGGGATGAACTGCAGGCGCAGGGTATGTTTCTTCGCCCACTCGCAAGACCAACTCCGCGTCCTGAGCCCACGCGCCGAGTCGGTTTCTTCGCCGATCGAGTCGCCGCCTATGAGCCCAATGATGTCTAACTCTGTGAACGATATGGTGCTGTCCCTTCGCCAGCTGCAGCTGAATAAACTGAAGTCCATGTCTTCTTCTTGGGTTGGTGCGGGCTCTCCTCCCAGGATGCTGATGGCCCGGAACGGGTACTTGAGCCTTCCCACCACCCCGACGAGGCCCACGATGGGCTGTGTAGACCCCTGGGACATCTCCGTGTGCGATGAAGAGGAGCCCATGATGGAGAGGGTTGAATCAGGGAGAAGCCTGCGGGCAAAACTTTTCGCGAAGCTGAGCAAAGAGAATCCTCTGGAACGGGTCGACCCGGATCCGCAGACGGACACAAGCCCGGAACTTGGCTGGGTGTCAGACCTGGTAAAGTAG